In Aggregatibacter sp. 2125159857, one DNA window encodes the following:
- the purT gene encoding formate-dependent phosphoribosylglycinamide formyltransferase, which yields MTTIGTPLTPKALKVMMLGAGELGKEVVIELQRLGVEVIAVDRYENAPAQQVAHRAYTISMLDGAALRAVVEKERPDFIVPEVEAIATDTLLELEQEGFTVIPTAKATKLTMNREGIRRLASEELGLPTSPYEFVDNFDDFKSAVEKIGVPCVVKPIMSSSGHGQSVIRTLDQIQSAWDYAQEGGRAGAGRVIVEGFIKFDYEITQLTVRHVNGTSFLAPIGHIQVDGDYRESWQPQAMSETALKKAQDIAEKITGALGGRGIFGVEMFVRGDDVIFNEVSPRPHDTGMVTMISQELSQFALHARAILGLPIPSIDFISPSASKAIVVEGKSNQVQFANIEQVLAEPQTNLRLFGKGEVNGHRRLGVILARDISVEKALEKARRAYDKLDVIL from the coding sequence ATGACCACAATCGGCACGCCATTAACCCCAAAAGCACTAAAAGTAATGATGCTTGGTGCGGGAGAATTGGGCAAAGAAGTTGTCATTGAATTACAACGTTTAGGTGTTGAAGTGATTGCGGTAGATCGCTATGAAAACGCGCCAGCACAACAAGTGGCACACCGTGCTTACACCATTTCCATGTTGGATGGCGCGGCATTACGCGCCGTTGTGGAAAAGGAACGTCCTGATTTTATCGTGCCGGAAGTGGAAGCTATCGCCACCGATACTTTACTTGAACTGGAACAAGAAGGATTCACCGTTATCCCGACCGCCAAAGCTACGAAACTAACCATGAACCGTGAAGGCATTCGTCGTTTAGCCTCCGAAGAATTGGGCTTGCCAACCTCACCTTATGAATTCGTAGATAACTTTGACGACTTCAAAAGTGCGGTCGAAAAAATCGGTGTTCCGTGCGTGGTCAAACCGATTATGTCCTCCTCCGGTCATGGACAAAGCGTCATTCGCACCCTCGATCAAATCCAATCGGCATGGGATTACGCCCAAGAAGGCGGACGTGCCGGCGCAGGGCGTGTCATTGTGGAAGGGTTCATTAAATTTGATTACGAAATTACCCAGCTCACGGTGCGCCATGTCAATGGCACCTCATTCCTTGCCCCTATTGGACACATTCAAGTGGATGGGGATTACCGTGAATCTTGGCAACCTCAAGCCATGTCAGAAACCGCATTGAAAAAAGCGCAAGACATTGCAGAGAAAATCACCGGTGCATTAGGTGGTCGTGGGATTTTCGGGGTAGAAATGTTCGTGCGTGGCGATGACGTGATTTTTAACGAAGTCTCCCCGCGCCCACATGATACCGGCATGGTGACCATGATCTCGCAAGAGTTATCACAGTTCGCCTTACACGCTCGCGCCATTTTAGGCTTGCCGATTCCAAGCATCGATTTCATCAGCCCGTCCGCGTCCAAAGCCATTGTGGTGGAAGGCAAATCCAACCAAGTACAATTTGCCAACATAGAGCAGGTACTTGCCGAACCGCAAACCAACTTACGCCTTTTTGGTAAAGGCGAAGTGAATGGTCATCGCCGTTTAGGGGTGATTTTGGCACGTGACATCAGCGTTGAAAAAGCCTTAGAAAAAGCCCGTCGTGCTTATGATAAATTGGACGTAATTTTATAA
- a CDS encoding transposase yields MATYRRDLTEGGTYFFTLALQDRSKDWLTRYINELRAAFIETQQRYPFKTIAICILPDHLHWLMELPENDHRYATRIRLLKTLFSQKIPAHCRLPNQSQRRRGDLGIWQRRFWEHLIRNEQDLSNHWDYIYYNPVKHGYVTAVKDWPYSSFHRDVTDQIYPLDWGGDISVKIQNLYQE; encoded by the coding sequence ATGGCAACTTATCGACGAGACCTCACTGAGGGTGGTACCTATTTTTTCACGCTTGCGCTTCAAGATCGTTCAAAAGATTGGCTAACTCGCTATATTAACGAACTGCGGGCGGCTTTTATCGAAACACAACAACGTTATCCTTTCAAAACAATTGCCATCTGTATATTACCGGATCATCTTCATTGGCTAATGGAATTACCTGAAAATGATCATCGTTATGCCACCCGAATTCGTTTATTAAAAACCCTATTTAGCCAAAAAATCCCCGCACATTGCCGACTGCCAAATCAAAGCCAACGAAGACGAGGGGATCTTGGTATTTGGCAACGCCGTTTTTGGGAACATCTCATCCGTAACGAGCAAGACCTCTCAAACCATTGGGATTATATTTATTATAACCCTGTCAAGCATGGCTACGTCACCGCCGTTAAAGATTGGCCATATTCATCATTTCACCGTGATGTAACCGATCAAATATATCCTCTCGATTGGGGTGGCGATATCAGCGTCAAAATACAAAATTTATATCAAGAATAA
- a CDS encoding YadA-like family protein: MNHIYKSIFNKALGVFTAVPEFASAHGKGSERTVVGRVAKGTAGFAASALAISVGLALTSTSAVAAPGIYINDKADPSCLAVPDSPPPYVGINGIANNQVPSSLSILGPSQTPPPPHYYALDSMNPCLSSTGANATEHFSTQTNRTLFYGTSAPATVENNGSKNLTLGGRLDVNSGIIGVGDRGTNGAGATNSIRMGTGTTLDNANKIENAISIGVDAGVNGISSIAIGDGAKSGGKGANDPFDGDAGLAIGHQAQGLGTGAVAIGQNASVQNGHDSIAMGVYSKTSNPKAISIGAYNEASGVQSTVIGSNFDTNSKAAVSTASGTRSQVYGVETTVSGNNSVSIGDTNTIASARTYALGNNINVAAGTDDSLVFGTRAAVGGNNAIAMGNTAAATSNYATAIGVEALAHGSDGALAVGRKATANANAGAMAIGFDAVTTGKSGIAQGYHAHTNAQSGLAIGDNAKASGIGQVAVGYASNAQKADIDKAATAAPNKADYAVTIGHYAGADYTGTNNIRSTLVGDSAGRYGEEGTQNTAVGSLAGMYVKGSNNVALGIGAGSGSAADKLVVNNTTAIGNAAKALTSDSIAIGTAAKSGKADKFSGERAVAIGYNAQALGSAGIAIGEESATTNGHNGVAIGAYSKTSNEKAISIGAFNAATGAQSIVMAGNYDTNSSGPVSVASGTRATVIGAETTVSGNNSLAIGDKNTVASNRTYAIGNNINVAAGASDSLVFGTKASVGGPEAIALGNTANSKTDGAISIGAHTVSGDGDLVAGVEGNKSISIGYESIANRYDTIAMGVQASTQAADSGVAPWDAVAIGSKSKATTYKALAIGAYSQATGRQSTVIGNDIQGQNSTASGERSQILGVQSNVSGDNSVSIGDTNNVAAARTYVMGNNINVDSDKAVDSLAFGTSANVKGQDQISIGHNAGADAVATAKNAYGIALGLNAGRYQQGGEDNYAIGQNAGQYVNGTHSVALGLNAGSHIEGDGNFAAADGAGNYIKGRNNIAIGNNAGSGAAGAIVEADRTISVGTRTQARGDNAVAIGTDSKALAVDATAVGQAAQASAEKTVAVGQGAKATERFTVAMGHNATASHANSVALGTNSATSDAHTGDYTLNMSYTAAGLPNAANGTVSVGSAGKERQIQNVAAGVISATSTDAINGSQLYATNNYLSNLAGGVKNVLGGNAAVDNAGNVTMSNIGETGEGTVHGAIKNLKDAIDSKVDTTASVTSEDPADIKVEKEAPVGNTTNYKLSLGDDAKAKLAKAATALQTVEGDSNITATKDATDPTKVKLALNKDLTADSVTLGDKAGDHAVVNKDGLTIANGPSVKKDGINAGDKKITGVADGNVAAGSKDAVNGGQLAEVKAKADSAVQDVVSSNPTALTANKVGNTVTLTPNFIAGDLVNADGTVNAPATADEGKLVSAKTVADALKANHFVVDTKGNTETGSEADAKVGSGNKVTFEAGNNLVAKQANTANGGATVKFSLKDDISLNSVTAGTGANQVVLGNDGVKVGGNTYINNDGLNANSKVISNVADGVNPNDAVNKSQLDAVKGVADSAVKSVDTVAGEENLVVDNNDPQNPKLRLKKAVNLTSIKLDGATPGNTTYVSGYGLTIEDGPSVKKEGINAGDKKITNVAAGDVSATSKDAVNGAQLHNVASSVANVLGGNAAVDGNGNVTSSDIGGTGANTVDDAIKAVNATAAKHTTVVEGKNVKVTKGKNAAGGDEYTVATKDDLDVTSVTAGNTTVNTNGLTITGGPSVTRGGIDAGNAVITNVRDGKVEANSKDAVNGGQLHATNTKLDGVKAKADTAVQDVKSGDENALTTVKDPNTNIVTVTPKLSGDLVDANGNITAPTTPAEKGKLVTAGTVAQALANTHFVVDTKATDGELDTASQADQKIKAGNKVTLQAGKNLKAKQTNAADGAQVEFSLKDSISLTEVTAGTGDNQVVLGNNGVQVGGNTYINKDGLNANSKVISNVADGVNPNDAVNKGQLDAVKGVADSAVKSVDVANGEQNLVVDNTDPKNPKLSLKKDLTVDSVKAGDSTLNTDGLTIAGGPSVKKDGIDAGDKKITGVADGNVAAGSTDAVNGGQLYNVANNVKDLIGPDAAIDPATGKVTVADPAKGIGETGKGTIGDAIKHVNDAAKAAADTAKKHTTVEQGDNIVVEESLNADGGKHYKVSTAKDLNVDSVKAGDTTVNNDGVTIAGGPSVTKGGINAGGNTITNVADGVNPNDAVNKGQLDAVKNVADSAVKSVDVANGEQNLVVDNSDPKNPKLSLKKDLTVDSVTAGDSTLNNDGLTIAGGPSVKKDGIDAADKKITNVAAGDVAENSKDAVNGGQLYDVAKNVADLVGPDAKIDPATGKVTVTDPAKGIGETGKGNIGDAIKHVNDLAKNAADTAKKHTTVEQGDNIVVEESTNADGGKHYKVSTAKDLNVDSVKAGDTTVNNDGVTIAGGPSVTKGGINAGGNTITNVADGVNPDDAVNKGQLDKVDTKVSNVAQNVVNVLGGDATVNGNGDITMTNIGETGKGNINDAIKSVNDLAKKAAAEKTSVKAKEGRSNVTVTEGVNAAGGHEYTVDVERSVTNAGSNYVTVTNNHDADTNTTTYTVDVSAKTKASLAKADSAVQGLTSKDGNLNFTKGANGNVEVSFNDNLNVKNVTTDRVQVANGPSMSKDGINAAGKAISNVANGNVAADSKDAVNGGQLHETAKSVADVIGGGATVKDGKVVAGQNGIGNTGQNTVHGAIAAINQNTANNFNQIRGDLRKMDRDLRGGIAGALATAGLPQAFRPGKSMVAAAASTYRGQSGLAIGVSRISDNGKVILKVTGNTNSRGDFGGTIGAGYQW, translated from the coding sequence ATGAATCATATTTACAAAAGCATTTTTAATAAGGCGCTTGGTGTGTTCACCGCCGTCCCTGAATTTGCTTCTGCACATGGCAAGGGTTCTGAAAGAACTGTTGTCGGTCGTGTTGCGAAAGGCACCGCCGGCTTTGCTGCCAGTGCGCTTGCCATCTCCGTTGGGTTGGCGTTAACCTCTACAAGTGCGGTGGCTGCACCGGGTATTTATATTAATGATAAAGCGGATCCTAGCTGTTTAGCTGTCCCTGACTCTCCTCCTCCTTATGTAGGTATCAACGGTATAGCAAATAATCAGGTTCCAAGTAGTCTGTCTATTTTGGGTCCGTCACAAACACCTCCCCCACCGCATTATTATGCGCTGGATTCGATGAACCCTTGCTTGTCGTCAACTGGTGCAAATGCAACGGAACATTTCAGTACTCAAACTAACCGCACTTTATTTTACGGTACCTCTGCTCCTGCGACTGTTGAAAACAACGGTTCTAAAAACCTCACCCTTGGCGGTCGTTTAGACGTGAACTCCGGTATCATCGGCGTGGGTGATCGTGGTACTAACGGCGCAGGCGCAACCAACAGCATCCGTATGGGTACAGGTACCACGTTGGATAATGCGAATAAGATAGAAAATGCCATTTCTATTGGTGTAGATGCGGGGGTTAATGGCATAAGTTCCATCGCTATCGGTGACGGTGCGAAATCTGGTGGAAAAGGTGCTAATGATCCGTTTGATGGTGATGCAGGGCTCGCAATTGGTCATCAGGCACAAGGCTTAGGTACTGGTGCGGTGGCGATTGGTCAAAATGCTTCTGTACAAAACGGTCATGATTCCATCGCAATGGGCGTGTATTCTAAAACCTCAAACCCAAAAGCCATCAGTATTGGTGCTTATAATGAAGCAAGTGGTGTGCAAAGTACCGTTATCGGAAGTAACTTCGATACCAATAGTAAGGCAGCGGTTTCCACAGCAAGCGGAACTCGTTCACAAGTTTACGGTGTGGAAACTACGGTTTCTGGCAACAACTCCGTTTCTATCGGTGATACAAACACCATCGCAAGCGCACGTACTTATGCACTTGGTAACAATATCAATGTAGCAGCAGGCACAGACGATTCATTGGTGTTTGGTACGAGAGCAGCCGTTGGGGGAAATAATGCTATTGCGATGGGTAACACTGCGGCAGCTACTTCAAACTATGCGACAGCTATTGGTGTAGAAGCATTGGCACATGGATCTGATGGTGCACTTGCTGTTGGTAGAAAAGCTACGGCAAATGCAAACGCCGGTGCTATGGCTATCGGTTTCGATGCAGTTACAACAGGTAAATCCGGTATTGCACAAGGTTATCATGCACACACTAATGCACAGTCCGGTTTAGCGATCGGTGATAACGCAAAAGCTTCCGGTATTGGTCAAGTGGCAGTCGGTTATGCATCAAATGCTCAAAAAGCAGATATTGATAAAGCCGCTACCGCAGCACCGAATAAAGCGGATTATGCTGTAACTATCGGTCACTATGCTGGTGCAGATTACACAGGCACGAACAATATTCGTTCCACTTTAGTTGGTGATAGCGCAGGTCGTTATGGTGAAGAAGGTACTCAAAATACAGCTGTCGGTTCACTTGCAGGTATGTATGTGAAAGGTTCAAATAACGTTGCTTTGGGTATAGGTGCTGGTTCTGGTAGTGCTGCGGATAAGCTTGTAGTAAACAACACCACTGCAATTGGTAATGCTGCTAAAGCACTTACTAGTGATTCCATCGCTATTGGTACCGCGGCAAAATCCGGTAAGGCTGACAAATTTAGTGGTGAAAGAGCCGTTGCAATCGGTTATAACGCTCAAGCTCTAGGATCTGCCGGTATTGCGATAGGTGAAGAAAGTGCCACAACGAATGGGCATAATGGTGTCGCGATAGGTGCGTATTCAAAAACTAGCAATGAGAAAGCGATCTCTATTGGTGCATTTAATGCTGCAACTGGTGCACAAAGTATCGTAATGGCAGGCAACTATGATACGAATTCAAGTGGTCCTGTTTCTGTTGCAAGCGGAACTCGTGCGACAGTCATTGGTGCTGAAACCACCGTTTCCGGCAACAATTCCTTAGCTATCGGTGATAAAAACACCGTTGCAAGCAACCGCACTTATGCGATTGGTAACAATATTAATGTAGCCGCAGGTGCAAGTGATTCACTTGTGTTTGGTACGAAAGCGTCTGTTGGTGGACCAGAGGCGATTGCATTAGGTAATACTGCAAATTCAAAAACAGATGGTGCCATTTCTATCGGTGCTCATACTGTTTCCGGTGACGGGGATCTTGTAGCGGGAGTAGAAGGTAATAAGTCAATTTCAATCGGTTATGAGTCAATTGCCAACCGATATGATACTATTGCTATGGGTGTTCAGGCGAGTACGCAAGCCGCAGATTCGGGCGTTGCTCCTTGGGATGCTGTTGCTATTGGTTCAAAGTCTAAGGCAACAACCTATAAAGCTTTAGCTATCGGTGCATACTCACAAGCAACCGGTCGTCAAAGTACTGTGATTGGTAATGACATTCAAGGTCAAAATTCTACCGCGAGCGGTGAACGTTCCCAAATTTTAGGTGTTCAATCTAATGTTTCCGGTGATAACTCCGTTTCTATCGGTGATACAAACAATGTTGCAGCTGCCCGCACTTATGTAATGGGTAACAACATCAATGTTGATAGTGACAAGGCAGTTGACTCATTAGCATTTGGTACAAGTGCTAACGTAAAAGGTCAAGATCAAATTTCTATTGGTCATAATGCGGGTGCGGATGCGGTTGCTACTGCTAAGAATGCCTATGGTATTGCGCTTGGTCTGAATGCAGGTCGCTATCAGCAAGGTGGTGAAGATAACTATGCTATCGGTCAAAATGCCGGTCAGTATGTAAATGGTACACACAGTGTTGCTTTAGGTCTTAATGCAGGTTCTCACATTGAAGGTGATGGCAACTTTGCGGCAGCGGATGGCGCAGGTAATTACATTAAGGGTCGTAACAACATTGCGATCGGTAACAATGCCGGTTCCGGGGCAGCAGGTGCTATCGTTGAAGCTGACAGAACTATTTCTGTAGGTACACGTACTCAAGCTCGTGGGGATAATGCTGTTGCTATCGGTACCGATTCTAAAGCGTTAGCAGTAGATGCAACTGCTGTAGGTCAAGCGGCTCAAGCGAGTGCAGAGAAGACAGTAGCTGTTGGTCAGGGAGCAAAAGCCACTGAAAGATTCACAGTAGCAATGGGTCATAATGCGACAGCCTCTCATGCAAATTCTGTTGCATTAGGTACTAACTCTGCAACTTCCGATGCTCACACCGGTGATTACACCCTTAACATGTCCTACACTGCTGCAGGCTTGCCTAATGCAGCGAACGGCACTGTGTCTGTGGGTTCTGCAGGTAAAGAGCGTCAAATCCAAAACGTGGCTGCAGGCGTGATTAGCGCAACCAGCACCGATGCGATTAACGGTAGCCAACTTTATGCAACTAATAACTACTTAAGCAATCTCGCAGGTGGCGTGAAAAACGTCCTTGGTGGTAATGCGGCAGTTGATAATGCCGGTAACGTAACCATGAGTAACATTGGTGAGACGGGTGAAGGCACAGTGCATGGTGCAATTAAAAACTTGAAAGACGCCATCGACAGCAAAGTAGATACTACTGCCAGCGTAACATCGGAAGATCCGGCGGATATTAAAGTCGAAAAAGAAGCACCGGTTGGCAATACAACAAACTACAAGTTGTCTCTTGGTGATGATGCGAAAGCGAAATTAGCCAAAGCCGCGACCGCACTTCAAACGGTGGAAGGTGATAGCAATATCACGGCAACCAAAGATGCGACTGACCCAACGAAAGTGAAATTGGCGTTAAACAAAGACTTAACGGCAGATTCCGTGACGTTAGGGGATAAAGCAGGTGATCACGCTGTAGTGAACAAAGATGGCTTAACCATCGCGAATGGTCCTTCTGTGAAGAAAGACGGCATTAACGCAGGTGATAAGAAAATTACCGGTGTGGCTGACGGCAATGTTGCCGCAGGCAGCAAAGATGCGGTGAATGGCGGTCAATTAGCGGAAGTGAAAGCCAAAGCAGATAGCGCAGTACAAGACGTGGTATCTTCAAATCCAACCGCACTGACTGCAAACAAAGTAGGCAACACAGTTACGTTAACACCGAACTTTATCGCAGGCGACTTAGTGAATGCTGACGGTACAGTCAATGCCCCAGCAACCGCAGATGAAGGCAAATTGGTGAGCGCGAAAACCGTTGCTGACGCATTAAAAGCAAACCACTTTGTAGTAGATACCAAAGGTAATACTGAAACGGGTTCTGAAGCAGATGCGAAAGTGGGTTCAGGCAACAAAGTCACCTTTGAAGCGGGTAATAACTTAGTCGCTAAACAAGCTAACACCGCAAACGGTGGTGCGACAGTGAAATTCTCACTTAAAGACGATATTAGCTTGAACAGCGTGACTGCAGGCACTGGTGCAAACCAAGTTGTATTAGGCAACGATGGCGTGAAAGTAGGTGGCAACACTTACATCAACAACGACGGCTTAAATGCGAACAGCAAAGTGATTTCTAATGTCGCTGACGGCGTTAATCCAAATGATGCTGTGAACAAAAGTCAGTTAGACGCTGTGAAAGGCGTTGCTGACAGCGCAGTGAAATCTGTGGACACAGTGGCTGGCGAAGAGAACTTGGTGGTGGATAATAACGATCCGCAAAATCCAAAACTACGCTTGAAAAAAGCTGTGAATCTAACCAGTATCAAGTTAGACGGTGCCACACCAGGAAATACGACCTATGTATCTGGTTATGGTTTAACTATCGAAGACGGTCCTTCTGTGAAGAAAGAAGGTATCAACGCAGGTGATAAGAAAATCACTAACGTAGCAGCCGGCGATGTTTCTGCAACCAGCAAAGATGCGGTTAACGGTGCTCAGTTACATAACGTAGCAAGCAGTGTCGCAAATGTGTTAGGTGGCAACGCAGCAGTTGATGGTAATGGTAATGTCACCTCAAGCGACATCGGTGGAACCGGTGCAAATACCGTTGACGATGCAATTAAAGCCGTGAACGCGACTGCAGCGAAACACACCACTGTTGTTGAAGGCAAAAACGTGAAAGTAACGAAAGGCAAAAATGCCGCTGGCGGTGATGAATACACTGTGGCGACAAAAGATGACCTTGATGTCACTTCCGTCACTGCGGGTAATACCACAGTGAACACCAACGGTTTAACTATCACAGGCGGTCCAAGCGTAACGCGCGGCGGTATTGATGCAGGCAATGCGGTTATCACTAACGTTCGTGACGGCAAAGTGGAAGCAAACAGCAAAGACGCAGTCAACGGCGGTCAATTACATGCAACCAACACCAAATTGGATGGCGTGAAAGCGAAAGCCGACACCGCAGTACAAGATGTGAAATCCGGTGATGAAAATGCATTAACTACAGTGAAAGATCCGAACACCAACATCGTAACTGTAACGCCTAAACTTAGCGGTGATTTAGTGGATGCCAATGGCAACATCACAGCACCAACAACACCGGCAGAGAAAGGCAAGTTAGTGACTGCAGGCACCGTTGCACAAGCGCTTGCAAACACCCACTTCGTGGTGGATACCAAAGCGACTGACGGTGAATTGGATACAGCTTCTCAAGCTGACCAAAAAATTAAAGCCGGCAACAAAGTCACTCTTCAAGCAGGTAAAAACTTGAAAGCGAAACAAACCAACGCAGCCGATGGCGCACAAGTGGAATTCTCGCTTAAAGACAGCATCAGCTTGACTGAAGTGACTGCAGGCACAGGTGACAACCAAGTTGTATTAGGCAACAACGGCGTGCAAGTAGGTGGCAACACTTACATCAACAAAGACGGCCTAAATGCGAACAGCAAAGTTATCAGCAATGTCGCTGATGGTGTTAATCCAAATGATGCTGTGAACAAAGGTCAGTTGGATGCAGTGAAAGGTGTGGCTGACAGCGCAGTGAAATCTGTGGATGTTGCAAACGGTGAACAAAACTTAGTGGTTGACAACACCGATCCGAAGAATCCGAAATTAAGCTTGAAGAAAGATTTAACCGTGGATTCAGTGAAAGCGGGTGACAGCACATTGAACACCGATGGCTTAACCATTGCTGGCGGTCCTTCTGTGAAGAAAGACGGTATTGACGCAGGTGATAAGAAAATTACCGGTGTGGCTGACGGTAACGTTGCCGCAGGCAGCACAGATGCTGTGAACGGTGGTCAGTTGTACAACGTGGCAAATAACGTGAAAGACTTAATCGGTCCGGATGCAGCTATCGATCCTGCGACAGGTAAAGTCACTGTAGCGGATCCTGCGAAAGGTATCGGTGAAACCGGTAAAGGTACTATCGGTGATGCGATCAAACACGTTAATGATGCAGCGAAAGCCGCAGCAGACACTGCGAAGAAACACACCACTGTAGAACAAGGCGACAACATTGTTGTGGAAGAATCCCTCAATGCTGACGGCGGTAAACACTACAAAGTGTCCACTGCAAAAGACTTGAACGTGGATTCTGTGAAAGCAGGCGATACTACCGTGAATAACGATGGTGTAACCATCGCAGGTGGTCCTTCTGTAACGAAAGGTGGCATTAACGCAGGCGGTAATACCATCACTAACGTTGCTGACGGTGTGAATCCAAATGATGCAGTGAACAAAGGTCAGTTAGACGCTGTGAAGAACGTGGCTGACAGCGCAGTGAAATCTGTGGATGTTGCAAACGGTGAACAAAACTTAGTGGTTGACAACAGCGATCCGAAGAATCCGAAATTAAGCTTGAAGAAAGACTTAACCGTGGATTCTGTGACAGCGGGTGACAGCACATTGAACAACGATGGCTTAACCATCGCAGGCGGTCCTTCTGTGAAGAAAGACGGTATTGATGCAGCTGATAAGAAAATCACTAACGTAGCAGCCGGCGATGTCGCAGAAAACAGCAAAGATGCGGTTAACGGCGGTCAGTTGTATGATGTAGCGAAAAACGTTGCAGACCTTGTAGGTCCGGATGCGAAGATCGATCCTGCGACAGGTAAAGTGACTGTCACTGATCCTGCGAAAGGTATCGGTGAAACCGGTAAAGGTAACATCGGTGATGCGATCAAACACGTTAACGATTTAGCGAAAAATGCAGCAGACACTGCGAAGAAACACACCACTGTAGAACAAGGCGACAACATTGTTGTGGAAGAATCCACCAATGCTGACGGCGGTAAACACTACAAAGTGTCCACTGCAAAAGACTTGAACGTGGATTCTGTGAAAGCAGGTGATACTACCGTGAATAACGATGGTGTAACCATCGCCGGTGGTCCTTCTGTAACGAAAGGTGGCATTAACGCAGGTGGTAATACCATCACTAACGTTGCTGACGGTGTAAATCCAGATGATGCAGTCAATAAAGGTCAGTTAGACAAAGTGGATACCAAAGTCTCTAACGTGGCTCAAAACGTTGTTAATGTGTTAGGCGGCGACGCGACAGTGAATGGCAATGGCGACATTACCATGACCAACATCGGTGAAACCGGTAAAGGCAACATTAACGATGCAATTAAATCGGTAAACGACCTTGCGAAGAAAGCAGCTGCTGAGAAAACCAGCGTGAAAGCTAAAGAAGGCCGTTCTAACGTGACTGTGACTGAAGGCGTTAACGCAGCAGGCGGTCATGAATATACCGTTGATGTTGAACGTTCTGTGACTAACGCAGGCAGCAACTATGTCACCGTGACTAACAACCACGATGCCGACACCAACACAACCACTTACACTGTGGATGTGTCTGCTAAGACAAAAGCAAGTCTTGCAAAAGCTGACAGTGCGGTACAAGGTTTAACCTCTAAAGATGGTAACCTAAACTTCACTAAAGGCGCGAACGGTAACGTGGAAGTGAGCTTCAACGATAACCTTAACGTGAAGAACGTAACGACAGATCGTGTTCAAGTTGCAAACGGTCCGAGCATGAGCAAAGACGGCATCAATGCTGCGGGTAAAGCCATCAGCAACGTTGCTAACGGCAATGTCGCGGCTGACAGCAAAGATGCGGTCAACGGCGGTCAATTACATGAAACTGCGAAGAGCGTAGCTGATGTGATTGGCGGCGGCGCAACCGTGAAAGACGGCAAAGTGGTTGCAGGCCAAAACGGTATCGGTAATACCGGACAAAATACCGTTCATGGCGCGATTGCGGCAATTAACCAAAATACCGCAAACAACTTCAACCAAATCCGTGGCGATCTACGTAAAATGGATCGTGACTTACGCGGCGGTATCGCGGGCGCATTGGCAACAGCCGGTCTTCCGCAAGCCTTCCGTCCGGGTAAGAGCATGGTTGCAGCAGCAGCAAGTACCTATCGCGGTCAAAGCGGCTTAGCGATTGGTGTATCCCGTATTTCTGATAACGGTAAAGTTATCTTGAAAGTCACCGGTAACACCAACTCCCGCGGCGACTTCGGCGGTACAATCGGCGCCGGTTACCAATGGTAA
- a CDS encoding type II toxin-antitoxin system HicA family toxin → MKQREFLRWLKAQGVETKEGTNHIKLYLNGKQSVLPRHPTKEIAKGTEFAIKKQLGLN, encoded by the coding sequence ATGAAACAACGAGAGTTTTTAAGGTGGCTGAAAGCACAAGGTGTAGAAACAAAAGAGGGTACCAACCACATTAAGCTATACCTAAACGGTAAACAATCGGTTCTGCCGCGACATCCCACGAAGGAAATCGCCAAAGGAACGGAGTTTGCCATTAAAAAGCAATTAGGTCTTAATTAA
- a CDS encoding type II toxin-antitoxin system HicB family antitoxin, translating into MLYPAKFEKEESGLYAVSFRDIPEAITCGDDYDDAVKMAKDALLTCMDFYFEDHRRVPLPSAPAEGEVLIELPASVFAKVLLLNEMIEQNVSNAELARRINAKPQEVQRITNLGHITKIDTIAKAITALGKQFELRIV; encoded by the coding sequence ATGTTATATCCAGCAAAATTTGAAAAAGAAGAAAGCGGGCTTTATGCTGTGTCTTTTCGTGATATTCCGGAAGCGATTACTTGTGGAGATGATTATGACGATGCCGTGAAGATGGCAAAAGACGCGTTGCTTACTTGTATGGATTTTTATTTTGAAGATCATCGCCGCGTTCCGTTGCCAAGCGCACCGGCGGAGGGCGAGGTGCTTATCGAATTGCCGGCAAGTGTTTTTGCCAAGGTTTTATTGCTCAATGAGATGATCGAACAAAATGTATCAAACGCTGAATTAGCCCGCCGTATCAATGCAAAACCACAGGAAGTTCAGCGTATCACAAACCTTGGGCATATCACAAAAATTGACACCATCGCAAAAGCGATTACCGCACTTGGGAAACAATTTGAGTTACGCATTGTTTAG